The DNA segment GGTAGAGGCAGCGGCGGCGCAGCGCGTCGTGCAGTTCGCGGCTGCGGTTGGAGGTGAGGACCACCACCGGGGGCCGGGCGGCGGCGAAGGTGCCCAGCTCCGGGATGGTGATGCTCCACTCACCCAGGAACTCGAAGAGCAGCGCCTCGAATTCGTCGTCCGCGCGGTCGATCTCGTCGATCAGGAGTACGGGCGGCAGCGGTCCCTGTTCGCGTACGGCGCGCAGCAGCGGCCGGTCCAGCAGGAACTCCTCGGTGAACAGGTCGGCGTCGGCCAGGCGCTCCCCGCGTGCCTCGGTGAGCCGTACGGCGAGCAGCTGGCGCTGGTAGTTCCACTCGTACAGCGCCTCGCCGGCCGTCAGCCCCTCGTAGCACTGGAGGCGGATCAGCGGGGTGGCGAGGGCCTCGGCGAGCGACTTGGCCGCGCTGGTCTTGCCGACGCCCGGCTCGCCCTCCAGGAGCAGCGGGCGGTCGAGGACGGTGGCGAGGTAGAGGGCGGTGGCGGTGCCCTCGTCCACGAGGTGGCCGACCTCGGCGAGGCGGCGCCGTACGTCCTCGGCGTCAGGGAAGAGTCCGCTCACGCCTCAGCTCACCAGCCCCGCCGCGTAGCGGTCCCGGCAGCCGGTGCCGCAGAACCAGAACTCCTTCTCCCCGGCGGTGAGATGCGGAGCGCCGGCGGTGACGGTGACCGTCATCCCGCACACCGGGTCGACGACCTGGGCCGGCTGTTCGGGCAGGGCCGTCGGCGGTGGCGCGTCGCGCGCGCGTACGGACTCCACCACCTCCGCCAGGATGGACAGCGCCACCTCGGGTGCCGTGCGGGCGCCGATGTCGAGACCGGCCGGGGTGTGCACGCGGGCCCGCTCCGCCTCACCGAGGCCGAGTTCGTCCAGCAGGGCGGCGCCCCGGCGGCGGCTGGCGACCAGCGCGATGTGCGGGACGTCCGCGTCCAGGGCGGCGCGCAGCGCCTCGGCGTCGCCCCGGCCCTGCCCGGCCACGATCACCGCTCCGGTGTACTCGGCGGGCGGCCCGTCGGGCAAAGAGCGCGCGGTGGCGTAGCCGAGGACGTCGGCGAGGGCGATGAACGCCTCCGCGATCGGGGTGGTGCCGACGACCTCGATCAGCGGCGGCGGCAGCACCGGCTCCAGGAAGATCTCCAGCGCCCCGCCGGACAGACAGGGGTTGACGACCACCTTGGCGCCCGGGGTGTCCGGGAAGGCCACCTCGCCCGCGGGCAGCACCCGCAGCAGCAGCGGTCCGCCGCCGTTGAGGGCGCCGAGCGCCGCCGTGCGCACCGAGCCCTCGGCGCACATCCCGCCGACGAATCCGTCGATCGTGCCGTCGCCGTACACGATCGCCTCGTCGCCCGGGTGCGCGGACGCGGGCGCCTGAGCGCGCACCACGCGGGCGTGCACGAACGGCACGCGCCGCTGGGCCAGTTCGAGCGCTCGCGCGCTCACCGTCTTGGGCACCCCGGTCACCTCCTCGACTCCGTCACCGTCTCCTGTGCGCGCCATCGGCTCAGATCGGCGGGAGGGGCCGGCCCCGCATCGCCTCCCAGACCCGGGAGGGGGTCAGGGGCATGTCCGCGTGCCGGATGCCGAACGGGGAGAGCGCGTCGACCACCGCGTTGACGATCGCGGGCGGCGAGCCGACGGTCGCGGACTCGCCCACGCCCTTGGCGCCGATCGGGTGGTGCGGGGAGGGGGTGACCGTGAACCCCGTCTCCCAGTCGGGCACTTCGAGGGCGGTCGGGATGAGGTAGTCCATCAGGGAGCCGCTGAGGCAGTTGCCGTCCTCGTCGAAGGCGATCATCTCCATCAGCGCCATGCCGACGCCGTCGGTGAGCCCGCCGTGCACCTGGCCCTCGATGATCATCGGGTTGATCCGGGTGCCGCAGTCGTCCACCGCCACGAACCGCCGTACCGTCACCTTCGCGGTGCCCGGGTCGATGTCGACCACGCAGATGTAGGCGCCGTGCGGATAGGTGAGGTTCTCCGGGTTGTAGCAGATCTGCGCCTCCAGGCCGCCCTCGACGCCCTCCGGCAGATCGCCCGCGCCGTGCGCCCGCATCGCGATGTCCTGGATGGTCACCGAGGCGTTCGGGTCGCCCGCCACCGTGAAGGAGCCCTTCTCCCACTCCAGGTCGGCGACCGAGACCTCCAGCATGCCGGAGGCGATCAGCCGCGCCTTGTCGCGGACCTTGCGGGCGACCAGGGCGGCGGCCGCGCCGGAGACCGGGGTGGAGCGACTGCCGTACGTGCCGAGGCCGAAGGGGGTCTGGTCGGTGTCGCCGTGCACGACCTCGATGTCCTGCGGGGGGATGCCGAGTTCCTCGGCGACGATCTGCGCGAACGTCGTCTCGTGGCCCTGCCCCTGGGTCTGCACCGACAGCCGTACGACGGCCTTTCCGGTGGGGTGCACCCGCAGTTCGCAGCCGTCGGCCATGCCGAGGCCGAGGATGTCCATGTCCTTGCGGGGTCCGGCGCCGACCGCCTCGGTGAAGAAGGACACGCCGATGCCCATGATCTCGCCGCGGGCCCGCTTCTCGGCCTGTTCGGCGCGCAACTCGTCGTATCCGGCGATTTGTTTGGCCAGTTCCATGGTCGGGGCGTAGTTCCCGGAGTCGTACACCCAGCCGGTCTTGGTGCGGTAGGGGAACTGCTCGGGGCGGATGAAGTTCCTCATCCGCAACTCGACCGGTTCCATGCGGAGTTCGGCGGCGAGGCAGTCGACGATCCGCTCGACCAGGTAGACCGCCTCGGTGATGCGGAAGGAGCAGGCGTACGCCACCCCGCCCGGCGCCTTGTTGGTGTAGACGGCCGTCATCTTGCAGTAGGCCGCCTCCAGGTCGTAGCTGCCGGTGAAGACGCCGAAGAAGCCGGCCGGGTACTTCACGGGCGCGGCGACTCCGTTGAACGCGCCGTGGTCGGCCAGCACGTTGGTGCGGACGGCGAGGATCTTTCCCTCGCGGGTGGCCGCGATCTCGCCGCGCATGATGTAGTCGCGGGCGAAGCCGGTGCTGATCAGGTTCTCCGCGCGGTCCTCCATCCACTTCACCGGCTTGCCGGTGAGCAGCGAGCCGACGATCGCGCACACGTAACCCGGGTAGATCGGCACCTTGTTGCCGAAGCCGCCGCCGATGTCCGGGGAGACCACGCGGATCTTGTGCTCGGGCAGTCCGGCGACGATCGCGTACAGGGTGCGGTGGGCGTGCGGGGCCTGGGTGGTGGACCACAGGGTCAGCTTGCCGTCGACCGCGTCGTAGTCGGCGACCGCGCCGCAGGTCTCCATGGGCGCCGGGTGCACCCTCGGGTAGACGATGTCCTGCGAGACGACGACGTCCGCGCGCCGGAACACCTCGTCGGTGGCGGCCGCGTCGCCGGTCTCCCAGTCGAAGACGTGGTTGTCGGCCTTGCCCTCCAGATCGTCGCGGATGACCGGCGCCCCGGGCGCGAGCGCGGTGCGTACGTCGATCACCGGGTCCAGCGGTTCGTACTCGACGTCGATCAGTTCGAGGGCGTCGCGGGCCGCGTACCGGTCCTCGGCGACGACGAAGGCGACCTCCTGGCCCTGGAAGCGGACCTTGTCGGTGGCGAGGACGGCCTGTACGTCGTTCGACAGGGTCGGCATCCAGGCCAGGCCCTTCTCGGCGAGCATCGCGCCGGTGACCACCAGACGGACCTTGGGGTGGGCCTCGGCGAGGGTGGTGTCGACGGAGAGGACGCGGGCGTGGGCGAACGGGGAGCGCAGGATCGCCAGGTGGAGCATGCCGGGCAGCTGGAGATCGTCCACATAGCGGCCCCGGCCCCGGACGAAGCGGGGGTCCTCCTTGCGCAGCATCCGGCCGTGGCCGTTGGGCTTTTGGTCGTTGTCGACGAAGGCGGTGCGGCGGCCGTTGGCGGCGACGGTGGTCATGAGGCGCTCCCCGAGGCCGACGCGACGGACTGCTCGACGGGCTGTCCGACGGGCTGTTCACGGGGGTCGGCCGGTACGGCGGTCCGCTCGGGCTCCTCGGCGGTGGTGCGGGTGCCGGCCTGTTCGGCGGCGGCCCAGCGGATCGAGCGGACGATGGTGGCGTAGCCGGTGCAGCGGCAGATCTGGCCGGAGATGGCCTCGCGGATCTCCTCGTCGGAGGGGTCCGGGTGCCGGTCGAGCAGGGCGCGGGCGGTCATCATCATGCCGGGCGTGCAGAAGCCGCACTGGAGCCCGTGGCATTCCATGAACCCGCGCTGGATCGGGTCGAGTTCGCCGTTCTGCTCCAGGCCCTCGACGGTGCGTACCTCGTGGCCGCCCGCCATCGCGGCCAGGACCGTACAGGACTTGACGGGTTCGTCGTCCAGCCAGACCACGCAGGTGCCGCAGTTGCTGGTGTCGCAGCCCCAGTGGGTGCCGGTCAGCTGGAGGTGGTCGCGCAGGAAGTGCACCAGCAGCAGCCGGCCCTCGATCTCCCGGGTGACCTCTTCGCCGTTGACGGTCATGGTGACCTGCACGATCACACCTCCTGTCCGTTGATCCGGGCCGCGGCCCGGCGCAGTACGCGCATCGTCAGCTCGCGGGCCAGATGCCGCTTGTACTCGGCGCCGCCGCGCCGGTCGGTGACCGGGGAGCAGGACTCGGCCGCGAGATCGCCGGCCCGCGCCCACAGCTCCTCGGCGGCCGGCCGGCCGCGCAGGGCGTCGGCGATCCCGGGGATGCCGGCGGTGTTCGGCCCGACGGCGGCGAGGCCGACCCGGGCGTCCGCGATCAGCCCGGACCCGTCCAGCCAGAGCGCCGCGCCCGCCGAGACGACCGCCCAGTCCCCGGCGCGCCGCTCGACCTTCTCGTAGGCGCTGGAGCCGCGCGGGCGGACCGGGAAGCGGACCTCGGTGAGGATCTCGGCGTCGCCGACGGCGGTCTCGTACGGGCCCTGGTGGAAGTCCTCCATGGAGACCACGCGCTCGCCGTCCATGCCGCGGATGACGCAGGACGCGTCCAGCGTGGTGCACACCGCCGACAGGTCCTCCGAGGGGTCCGCCTGGCACAGGGAGCCGCCCAGGGTGCCCCGGTTGCGCACGACCGGGTCGGCGATCACCCGTTCGGCGTCGCGGAAGATCGGGAAGGCGGCGGCGAGTTCGTCGGACTCCAGCAGTTCGCGGTGCCGGGTCATCGCGCCGATGCGGATCAGACCGGGCTCGGCGCGGATGTAGCCCAGCTCGTCGTGCAGCTCATTGATATCGATCAAATACTCGAAATTGGCCAGCCTGAGTTTCATCATCGGGATGAGGCTGTGCCCGCCGGCCACCAGCCGGGCGGTGTCGCCGAGCCGGTCCAGGAGCGTGACCGCCTCGTCCACCGTGCCCACCCGCTGGTACTCGAACGGAGCGGGAACCTGCATGCCGCACTCCCCTGTCTCGCCCGGCGGGCAGCCGGGCGCGTCGGGCGCCGTTGTCCAAAGATCATTGCGCCTCCGTCCGCGCGGGGTGTCAATCGCTGCTTAAGCCTTTGCTTAACTTGCTCGGCAGGGAGGGCGCGGTCACTTAAGCGAAGACTTAAGCTGCCGTTGACATGCGACGGACGGCCTTCGCATGATCCGGACGCCGGGCGGGTGAATCCGCTGCCGCGGGCGTTCGGCCCAGGGCCCGGACGCCGAGGCCCGGCCCGTCGTACGGCCTGCGCGGCGGCCCGGACGGGTATGCGGTGGGTGTGGCGGTGGCGGTCGCCGCCGAAGGAGGCACACGGATGCGGGACATCGCGGAGGGCCTCTCCTCCTGGAGCGCGTCGGGCAAGCGATTCGCGGTGGCGACGGTCGTACGGACCTGGAAGTCGGCGCCGCGCCAGGCGGGCTCGTCGCTGGCGGTCGCCGAGGACGGCGAGGTGATCGGGAGCGTCTCGGGCGGCTGCGTGGAGGGCGCGGTGTACGAGC comes from the Streptomyces sp. SUK 48 genome and includes:
- a CDS encoding MoxR family ATPase, with translation MSGLFPDAEDVRRRLAEVGHLVDEGTATALYLATVLDRPLLLEGEPGVGKTSAAKSLAEALATPLIRLQCYEGLTAGEALYEWNYQRQLLAVRLTEARGERLADADLFTEEFLLDRPLLRAVREQGPLPPVLLIDEIDRADDEFEALLFEFLGEWSITIPELGTFAAARPPVVVLTSNRSRELHDALRRRCLYHWIDYPGPERAAEILRRSVPAANEPLIASATAFIGRVRALDLDKAPGMAETIDWVSALAALRVSRLARRDVISTLSAVAKSPDDRTAITGALGELGYPEEARRP
- a CDS encoding XdhC family protein, with protein sequence MARTGDGDGVEEVTGVPKTVSARALELAQRRVPFVHARVVRAQAPASAHPGDEAIVYGDGTIDGFVGGMCAEGSVRTAALGALNGGGPLLLRVLPAGEVAFPDTPGAKVVVNPCLSGGALEIFLEPVLPPPLIEVVGTTPIAEAFIALADVLGYATARSLPDGPPAEYTGAVIVAGQGRGDAEALRAALDADVPHIALVASRRRGAALLDELGLGEAERARVHTPAGLDIGARTAPEVALSILAEVVESVRARDAPPPTALPEQPAQVVDPVCGMTVTVTAGAPHLTAGEKEFWFCGTGCRDRYAAGLVS
- a CDS encoding aerobic carbon-monoxide dehydrogenase large subunit, coding for MTTVAANGRRTAFVDNDQKPNGHGRMLRKEDPRFVRGRGRYVDDLQLPGMLHLAILRSPFAHARVLSVDTTLAEAHPKVRLVVTGAMLAEKGLAWMPTLSNDVQAVLATDKVRFQGQEVAFVVAEDRYAARDALELIDVEYEPLDPVIDVRTALAPGAPVIRDDLEGKADNHVFDWETGDAAATDEVFRRADVVVSQDIVYPRVHPAPMETCGAVADYDAVDGKLTLWSTTQAPHAHRTLYAIVAGLPEHKIRVVSPDIGGGFGNKVPIYPGYVCAIVGSLLTGKPVKWMEDRAENLISTGFARDYIMRGEIAATREGKILAVRTNVLADHGAFNGVAAPVKYPAGFFGVFTGSYDLEAAYCKMTAVYTNKAPGGVAYACSFRITEAVYLVERIVDCLAAELRMEPVELRMRNFIRPEQFPYRTKTGWVYDSGNYAPTMELAKQIAGYDELRAEQAEKRARGEIMGIGVSFFTEAVGAGPRKDMDILGLGMADGCELRVHPTGKAVVRLSVQTQGQGHETTFAQIVAEELGIPPQDIEVVHGDTDQTPFGLGTYGSRSTPVSGAAAALVARKVRDKARLIASGMLEVSVADLEWEKGSFTVAGDPNASVTIQDIAMRAHGAGDLPEGVEGGLEAQICYNPENLTYPHGAYICVVDIDPGTAKVTVRRFVAVDDCGTRINPMIIEGQVHGGLTDGVGMALMEMIAFDEDGNCLSGSLMDYLIPTALEVPDWETGFTVTPSPHHPIGAKGVGESATVGSPPAIVNAVVDALSPFGIRHADMPLTPSRVWEAMRGRPLPPI
- a CDS encoding (2Fe-2S)-binding protein; amino-acid sequence: MIVQVTMTVNGEEVTREIEGRLLLVHFLRDHLQLTGTHWGCDTSNCGTCVVWLDDEPVKSCTVLAAMAGGHEVRTVEGLEQNGELDPIQRGFMECHGLQCGFCTPGMMMTARALLDRHPDPSDEEIREAISGQICRCTGYATIVRSIRWAAAEQAGTRTTAEEPERTAVPADPREQPVGQPVEQSVASASGSAS
- a CDS encoding xanthine dehydrogenase family protein subunit M translates to MQVPAPFEYQRVGTVDEAVTLLDRLGDTARLVAGGHSLIPMMKLRLANFEYLIDINELHDELGYIRAEPGLIRIGAMTRHRELLESDELAAAFPIFRDAERVIADPVVRNRGTLGGSLCQADPSEDLSAVCTTLDASCVIRGMDGERVVSMEDFHQGPYETAVGDAEILTEVRFPVRPRGSSAYEKVERRAGDWAVVSAGAALWLDGSGLIADARVGLAAVGPNTAGIPGIADALRGRPAAEELWARAGDLAAESCSPVTDRRGGAEYKRHLARELTMRVLRRAAARINGQEV